In Cicer arietinum cultivar CDC Frontier isolate Library 1 chromosome 7, Cicar.CDCFrontier_v2.0, whole genome shotgun sequence, a single window of DNA contains:
- the LOC101493465 gene encoding uncharacterized protein isoform X1, with the protein MPVAVTIPSYHHHRIYASLFAIAKFNKSTMASSSNNNSGAFTTIKERITFEKDIKKSKFIAIAGSVSDDKSAMSFLSQVRDPKATHNCWAYKVGDQYRSNDDGEPSGTAGKPIYSAISSSGIDRVMVVVIRYFGGIKLGTGGLVRAYGGVASECLKNAPTCLVKTKVPMGVEVPFDLLGVLYHQLQSFNVEEMKQDYDTGKDDISMVTFKVDFDKVEKLEDTLKSNCSRELKFYKH; encoded by the exons ATGCCTGTGGCAGTAACAATACCCAGCTATCACCACCACCGTATCTACGCTTCACTCTTCGCCATAGCCAAGTTCAACAAAAGCACGATGGCgagcagcagcaacaacaattcAGGTGCATTCACAACAATCAAAGAGAGAATCACTTTCGAGAAAGACATCAAGAAAAGCAAGTTCATCGCCATTGCTGGTTCCGTCTCCGACGATAAATCCGCTATGTCTTTCCTTTCTCAG GTCCGGGATCCAAAGGCTACCCACAATTGTTGGGCTTATAAG GTGGGGGATCAATACCGGTCCAATGATGATGGTGAACCTTCAGGTACGGCTGGGAAACCAATATATTCTGCCATTTCTTCTTCAGGAATAGATAGAGTAATGGTGGTTGTGATCAG GTATTTTGGTGGTATCAAATTAGGCACCGGGGGATTGGTCAGGGCTTATGGAGGAGTTGCATCAGAATGTCTGAAGAATGCTCCAACTTGCCTAGTGAAAACAAAG GTGCCAATGGGGGTAGAAGTTCCATTTGACTTACTTGGAGTGCTCTACCACCAG CTGCAGTCTTTTAATGTCGAAGAAATGAAGCAGGATTATGATACGGGTAAAGATGACATATCAATGGTTACTTTTAAGGTTGATTTTGACAAAGTTGAGAAATTGGAGGATACACTTAAATCCAATTGTAGCCGAGAATTGAAGTTTTATAAGCATTGA
- the LOC101493465 gene encoding uncharacterized protein isoform X3 produces MPVAVTIPSYHHHRIYASLFAIAKFNKSTMASSSNNNSGAFTTIKERITFEKDIKKSKFIAIAGSVSDDKSAMSFLSQVRDPKATHNCWAYKVGDQYRSNDDGEPSGTAGKPIYSAISSSGIDRVMVVVIRYFGGIKLGTGGLVRAYGGVASECLKNAPTCLVKTKVPMGVEVPFDLLGVLYHQVCSLHIYFHDSMIMNILLIVSLGLDNRRD; encoded by the exons ATGCCTGTGGCAGTAACAATACCCAGCTATCACCACCACCGTATCTACGCTTCACTCTTCGCCATAGCCAAGTTCAACAAAAGCACGATGGCgagcagcagcaacaacaattcAGGTGCATTCACAACAATCAAAGAGAGAATCACTTTCGAGAAAGACATCAAGAAAAGCAAGTTCATCGCCATTGCTGGTTCCGTCTCCGACGATAAATCCGCTATGTCTTTCCTTTCTCAG GTCCGGGATCCAAAGGCTACCCACAATTGTTGGGCTTATAAG GTGGGGGATCAATACCGGTCCAATGATGATGGTGAACCTTCAGGTACGGCTGGGAAACCAATATATTCTGCCATTTCTTCTTCAGGAATAGATAGAGTAATGGTGGTTGTGATCAG GTATTTTGGTGGTATCAAATTAGGCACCGGGGGATTGGTCAGGGCTTATGGAGGAGTTGCATCAGAATGTCTGAAGAATGCTCCAACTTGCCTAGTGAAAACAAAG GTGCCAATGGGGGTAGAAGTTCCATTTGACTTACTTGGAGTGCTCTACCACCAGGTTTGTTCTTTGcatatttattttcatgactccaTGATTATGAATATCCTTCTTATAGTGTCACTTGGGTTGGATAATAGAAGAGACTGA
- the LOC140918705 gene encoding uncharacterized protein, which translates to MRHALSSKNKIQFINGTLPQPLHTNPDFEVWERCNNMVISWITKTLSPHISQSTICIDSASELWADLHDRFTQGNHFRFSDLLRDLHSIKQGERSLSSNFTDLKFLWDELEDLRPTPSCACPIPCSCKLNTTVRDFKHQEYISCFLKGLNENYNNVRTQILFMDPLPSISKVYSLVVQQDLVPNSTHNPPDTSVAFNINAPNNSNQGSGQSYHGRGRGQPRPSMFCTHCHKNNHTVDTCYFKHGFPPGYCKNQFANLSSTNDSKNSSLSQPPQ; encoded by the coding sequence ATGCGTCATGCTCTTTCATCCAAGAACAAAATTCAGTTTATCAATGGTACCTTGCCTCAGCCCTTACACACGAATCCGGATTTTGAGGTTTGGGAAAGATGCAACAACATGGTCATCTCTTGGATAACAAAAACCCTATCTCCCCATATATCGCAAAGTACCATATGCATTGATTCAGCATCAGAGTTATGGGCTGATCTCCATGATCGTTTCACTCAAGGAAATCATTTTCGATTTTCCGATCTCCTCCGTGATCTCCATTCAATCAAGCAAGGTGAACGTTCTTTGTCTAGCAATTTCACCGATTTGAAGTTTCTTTGGGATGAATTGGAGGATCTTCGCCCAACACCATCATGTGCATGCCCTATTCCTTGTTCTTGCAAGCTCAACACAACAGTTCGCGATTTCAAGCATCAAGAATATATCTCTTGTTTTCTAAAAGGTTTGAATGAAAATTACAATAACGTTCGCACACAGATTTTATTTATGGATCCTTTACCTTCAATTAGCAAAGTGTATTCTCTTGTTGTGCAACAAGACCTTGTTCCCAATTCAACCCACAATCCGCCTGATACTTCTGTTGCTTTTAATATCAATGCTCCCAACAATTCCAATCAAGGTAGTGGGCAATCCTATCATGGTCGTGGTCGTGGCCAGCCTCGTCCTTCCATGTTTTGTACTCATTGCCATAAAAATAATCACACCGTAGACACATGTTATTTCAAACATGGCTTTCCACCGGGTTATTGCAAAAACCAATTTGCAAATTTGTCTTCAACAAATGATTCCAAGAATTCTTCTCTCTCTCAGCCTCCACAGTAG
- the LOC101493465 gene encoding uncharacterized protein isoform X2 produces MPVAVTIPSYHHHRIYASLFAIAKFNKSTMASSSNNNSGAFTTIKERITFEKDIKKSKFIAIAGSVSDDKSAMSFLSQVRDPKATHNCWAYKVGDQYRSNDDGEPSGTAGKPIYSAISSSGIDRVMVVVIRYFGGIKLGTGGLVRAYGGVASECLKNAPTCLVKTKLQSFNVEEMKQDYDTGKDDISMVTFKVDFDKVEKLEDTLKSNCSRELKFYKH; encoded by the exons ATGCCTGTGGCAGTAACAATACCCAGCTATCACCACCACCGTATCTACGCTTCACTCTTCGCCATAGCCAAGTTCAACAAAAGCACGATGGCgagcagcagcaacaacaattcAGGTGCATTCACAACAATCAAAGAGAGAATCACTTTCGAGAAAGACATCAAGAAAAGCAAGTTCATCGCCATTGCTGGTTCCGTCTCCGACGATAAATCCGCTATGTCTTTCCTTTCTCAG GTCCGGGATCCAAAGGCTACCCACAATTGTTGGGCTTATAAG GTGGGGGATCAATACCGGTCCAATGATGATGGTGAACCTTCAGGTACGGCTGGGAAACCAATATATTCTGCCATTTCTTCTTCAGGAATAGATAGAGTAATGGTGGTTGTGATCAG GTATTTTGGTGGTATCAAATTAGGCACCGGGGGATTGGTCAGGGCTTATGGAGGAGTTGCATCAGAATGTCTGAAGAATGCTCCAACTTGCCTAGTGAAAACAAAG CTGCAGTCTTTTAATGTCGAAGAAATGAAGCAGGATTATGATACGGGTAAAGATGACATATCAATGGTTACTTTTAAGGTTGATTTTGACAAAGTTGAGAAATTGGAGGATACACTTAAATCCAATTGTAGCCGAGAATTGAAGTTTTATAAGCATTGA